GTGGTAAGCCTGTAATACTCCCTGATTTCCGGGGTAGGTTCGTCGTGAGACGCATACAATGTATTGCAGGTATGGGAGGATGGAGCAAGCAAATGCCCGGCTATAATCGCCGGGATACTGGTTTTATCAGATCCGAAAGGGGGCAGACTTCCATCTGGTTCTCAATTGATAGAAAGGTGTAATAAGATTTTCAATTCAGGAAAGCAAATGAATCCAACGTAAGAAGGATGTGCACTTGAAACAATGGTAACGGCGTGGAACTTTATCAAATGGGATAAAGTCCGGCAATTTGTTAAATCATTACAACGGCGTATTGCAAAGGTAATAAATCTTTTGTATATTGTTGGTCGGTTTACTCCGGCTTCTGAGAACTTGAGCCGTATGCGGCGAAAGTTGCAAGTACGGTTCTTAGGGGACAAAGGCGGAGCAATCCGCCTGCGTTACCCGACATTTGGCTTTCCCGGCTTTTTTTTGTAAGTTTGTACAAATATTCTGAAAAACATGGCAAAACAGAGAATCTATATTGACACTTCAGTGATTGGAGGGTATTATGACGATGAATTCAGTTCTGATACCATTAAGCTCTTTGAAAGGATTCAAAATGATGATTTTCAGGTTTATCTATCTGAAATCAGTAAGCTTGAGTTAATTCCAGCACCAAAACATGTTCAGGAAGTAATAAACCTTATCCCACCAAAGAATTTAATTATTTTGGAGTTCACAGAGGAATCAAGACAGTTGGCGGAGTATTATATAAGCGAAAAAATTCTTTGTGCTGCGAGTATGGATGATGCTTATCATATCGCTATTGCTACTGTTAATCGTATTGATATCCTTCTGAGTTGGAATTTTAAACACATTGTAAATTGGGATAAAATCAGATTATTTAATGCTATTAACATGAAGAATGGTTATCCATCAATTGAAATAAGATGTCCAAAAGAATTATTAAAATATGAAGACTGATACTGAAATACAGAAAAAATTTGACTCCGTCGTATATTTTAGAAAAATCAAGGAGCAAATTGCAAAGGAACTTGCAGACAAATCCTTTCAAGAACAAAAGGAATATATCCAAAAAGTCCTTTCTGGAGAAATTAAGCTCAATATTTCCTTGTAATCTGCACTACCCTCCAATCGAGTAGGCGGCCCCAACCATGAATAGCCGGAATGCACTTCTCACACCACCCAAATCCAAGTTCCAAATACCAAATTCCAAATACCAAACCTAAATTCCAAATTCCAAACCCCAAACCAAACCACACCCACACACACCCATGTCGCCCACTGCCATGCCATACGATCCGGAACTCCAAGCCGGATTAAATTCTTAACACGGCGTCGGGGCTTTTTCCAGTGATGCCAGATGCAATAGCGCAGCCGGTTACGTACCCATCCATCCAAGGTCTTCAGCTTCCCGTATATCGAAGCTGCTTTGAAGTAGTTTAACCATCCTCGCATTAAAAGGGTTAACCGTTCAATACGTTCGTCGAAACTTGCCGGTATAGTTTTCCGGGTGTTTTCTTTGATCTTGTATTTCAACTCTTCCAGGCTGTTGTGGGATACTACCAATTGGTATTGTCCCCTATCGCCTTTCTTGTAAGTGGATTCAAAAGCATATCCGAGGTACTCGTATTGGAGTGGCTTTCGGATGGCGCTTTTCTTGGGTAAATAATATTTTGATGTGCTGTAGATTGATTTGCTCTGAAAATACAGATTTTATTCATAGATGCAGACTTATTTAGCATATTTCTCTTCTTCTTTCTTTGTCTGCCACACAAAGAAAGAAGCAAAGAACCGAGCGAAGCGAGCTCGCGAATACCTAAATTTAAAATTAATTACATGAGCAAAAGTCACCGCTGCATAAAAATCACTAAAAATTGAGCATTCAGGCTAAAATTTATGAACTCCCCCGATTAAAATCGGGGTCAAACAGCATAAATTTTTTAACGCCTTGGTGCTCAATTTTTTTACCGTGATTTTTATGAGGCGGTGTTCTTTT
This DNA window, taken from Bacteroidota bacterium, encodes the following:
- a CDS encoding PIN domain-containing protein, which gives rise to MAKQRIYIDTSVIGGYYDDEFSSDTIKLFERIQNDDFQVYLSEISKLELIPAPKHVQEVINLIPPKNLIILEFTEESRQLAEYYISEKILCAASMDDAYHIAIATVNRIDILLSWNFKHIVNWDKIRLFNAINMKNGYPSIEIRCPKELLKYED